One window of Bacillus sp. (in: firmicutes) genomic DNA carries:
- a CDS encoding class I SAM-dependent methyltransferase — translation MIVTTAGRANNEMIQVAMEYANQLQISFVNRKKLSVEELMAKEQDDVLVVGKNRLDIYPLSDPHEVIFFHPNSAMFRVKRILRGEEDPFILAAKLEKGMTFLDCTLGLGSDSIVASHVVGDTGHVIGVEGNRYLAFLLEQGLKTLDSGNEEMNIAMRQIEVIYSDHLDYLKRQENSSFDVVYLDPMFDAKIVESDGIRGLRTIALYSEIIEETIEEAKRVACKRVVLKDHWQSTRFGTFGFTVYRRKTAKFHFGVIEK, via the coding sequence ATGATTGTTACAACTGCAGGAAGAGCAAATAATGAAATGATTCAAGTGGCTATGGAATATGCAAACCAATTGCAAATCTCTTTTGTGAATCGAAAAAAATTATCAGTTGAAGAATTGATGGCTAAAGAACAGGATGATGTTTTAGTAGTCGGCAAAAATCGCTTAGATATTTATCCGTTGAGTGATCCGCATGAAGTGATTTTTTTTCATCCAAATTCAGCAATGTTTCGTGTGAAAAGGATTTTAAGAGGAGAGGAAGATCCTTTTATTCTGGCAGCTAAGCTGGAAAAAGGAATGACATTTCTCGATTGCACGCTAGGTCTTGGCTCTGACAGCATTGTTGCAAGTCATGTAGTTGGTGATACAGGACATGTTATCGGTGTTGAAGGCAATCGTTATCTTGCATTTTTGCTGGAACAGGGCTTGAAAACATTGGATAGTGGGAATGAGGAAATGAATATCGCGATGAGACAAATTGAGGTCATCTATAGTGATCATCTTGATTATTTAAAGAGGCAGGAGAATTCCTCATTTGATGTTGTTTATTTGGACCCGATGTTCGATGCGAAAATAGTGGAGTCAGATGGCATAAGGGGATTGAGAACAATCGCCCTTTATTCAGAAATTATTGAAGAAACAATCGAGGAAGCAAAACGGGTTGCCTGTAAAAGAGTCGTATTAAAAGATCATTGGCAGAGCACAAGGTTTGGGACGTTTGGATTTACAGTTTACCGCCGGAA